From the genome of Saccharomyces paradoxus strain CBS432 chromosome XII sequence:
TAACTTTTTAGGCAAATTATGACGACAGTTTTCAGCCAAATCATAGCCAGTGATAGTACCCAATTTAACACAGAGGCATTGCAAAAGTACGGCAAAAATGTTGGATATGAAAATAGAGAACAATAAGGTATATTTGTACTGGGCACCACCAGAAACACTAGTGGCATAATTTCCTGGATCCATATAAGCCACACTGACCAATATCCCTGGGCCGATGAACTtgacaaatttttgaagaatctCCATATAAGAtcgcattttttttgtgatATTGCTACTGTCAATTAGCTTAGAGGAACGATATACTTGCTAGAGGAATTCAAAGGGGATAATGATTTGGGTATAACTAATAATCTGaattaatatataaaggAGCCCCGTATATTTATGAGAACCGATACTTTGTCTTCTGGTTACTTTAGAATAAATATTCAATAATGCAACCTCGCAGGCAGAGAATCAGACAAATGAGATATATACAGTATAAATACCTTTAATCGCATGACAACAGGATGCCGTAACAATGCAATTAGTGCTTTTTCAAGTTGACCCAAAACGGAAATTTCAAGGTGCGGAAACTGGAAGAGAGGGAGGGCGGGCAACAGGGTGCGGTTACCATGAGTTACAAACAATGGTCTATTATACAGTAATCTATTGTGCTGAGTGGTATAATGCACTCGATCATCAGGGGCTGTCTGGTGTGAAGAGGCACCATTCACTTGTCGTGGCTTCAATGCGTCCCGGTTTCTTCACATGCGAGCGCAAACCTTGCAAAAGAATGGAAGAAGGATTTGTGGGATCATCTCTCGATCGTAACCACAGAGTTTCTTTGGCAAAGCTATCGCTCCCGTGCTTGATAaggttttcatttttcaggGTAAAGACGTAGTTGTTGGTATATTCGGAAAAATGCATGAGTCTCGGTTTTATATTGCGCATGCAGGACACAttctttatatattcatcaatatttttttttttcaaattctgtGGAATGGTCGTGTCCACAGCgttgtttcttttatccCAGACTTGCTGAAGTTTTATTAGTTCCTCCTTTTCTGCGTAGGAGAGCTGTCTTTCCTTGGgtattttccttttatcAGGGTTTTCACAGTTATGTTTGGCCTTGAATGAGTTTTCGCTCAGTTTCCTATTGGCGTTTCTTATTTTGGTGATCATAAAGGGATTAGAAATAGAGGCGTCCTTAGAAAGTTCTAAATCCTCGTTCTCTGGAATAGTTTCTATATAGTTGTAAGTTAATGACGAGGGTAGTGTTGAGGATCCAGCCCCTGCTATTTCATTACTTTCACTTAATTCTTGTTGGAAATTATGACGCCAATTAATACCGTCTTCGGAAGCCATGGATCCGGAACTCGAGGTTCTATGGCTTGAAATCTCCTGCTGAGTTTGTTGGTCAAGAGCTTTGTTCTCGCCAAGTTTTGTAGGTGAGGGAGTAGCAGCGACAATGGTTGTATTTTCCAAGTTTGATTCATCATAATAAGTTGGCGCTATCGAATCCGGGTTTTTTTGTTGGCTGTCAGCCTTATCTTTACAACTAATAGCACCACGgtcttttgatatttcatCCTCCGCGTCAGGTGTAAGTATCTTCAATGcggaagaaatttttttgtcgaTAGGAGGCTGAATACGTTCATCTCCCAGTATATTCGTTTTGATGCAAATTTTCTCCTCCAATAACAACTTTAAGTTACTCTCTATTTTCTTAAGTATCACTTCGAAACTTTTGATCATCACATCGTTTTTCTCTGGTTCAATATTGACGTCAAGTAGTTTTGTATCACAATTTAAATTGAGAAACCAAATCATGGGTTCTAATAAAGACGAATTTTTATAGACTGATGATAGTAGCCTAGAAATGGTCTTTCCTGTCTCCAAGTTCAACGATAGCGCTCTCTCATTGACAGATAAAAATCTAAATCGcttttttatattaatAACGTCAGATTCTGGCACCATCCTTGGTAAGATCAAATCTAAATTTAATTTCTCGTCAATAACAAAGTTTTCTTCTACAATAAAGTTTAGCGACACAGGCTTTTTTAGTCTAGCCAGGAGGGACAGGCTCCTAGCTCTAGAAATCTTGGAGTCTAACGTCTCTTGCATTTGTTTACGCTCTATAGcaccatttttttgtagtgACACCaacgaaaaataaaaacgaACGTTTCTATGAATAAGGGAATAATGGTTTATTAAGTGGGTTAATTCGTCAAAAGTTCTTCTTGGCTTCgaagaaatttcaagatatcTTGCTCGTAATCCTCCCAGAAGTTTCCTTAATGTTACTGTAGTTCCCACGGGACAAGATACTTTGTACCTTTTTCCATTGGTAATACCACCTTCACTATCAACTAACCATTTCTCTCCGATGACGTCATCTGCAGTTTTTGTTTCTACCTGCATTGAGCCTTGCTGGTTACACAAGTTTgacaaaagaaacaatgCTTCACCTCTGAACCCCAACGTAGTTAGAATCGAAATATCTCCGAGGCTACTCATCTTTGATGTAGTATGTTCCAAGCACATGGAAGGTCTGTCACTAATGTCCACACCTGATCCGTCATCCTTGACTGATATATATTCACATCCTCCTGTAGTAGAATCTACAtcaatgaatattttcttggcaCCCGAATCGATGCTATTATCTAGTAATTCCCTTACAGCAGCTACCGGACCGTAAATAAAGGAACCAGAAACAATCTTCCATTGGGATTCTGGTGATAACTGATATATAGTCATCCAAACTATAGAAAGGCGTCTGTTATTCTGACTGAAGTGACGTGATGTAAACAACGTTATATGCGTACGAAAtggttattttttcttgtgtAGGCGCCAAAAAAGGGCCAAGTATATGAGGGATGTGGACGATAGTGATATTACTTAAACAGCAAGAACTTCATTTTGAAAGCAAAACCCCGTTAGAGCGATGTAATGAGCACTCCTCAGCCTCAAAGCAAGTGGCAAATGGAAGGTTTGCTACGTGCAAAATTCATGGATAATGCAACagatgattttttctttcgcACTATTTGTTCTTGTCGGTGCGTTATAAACAGGTTTACTGTTGCCATAATCTTTAACCGTGTTCAATGTCTTTCCCTAGACAGGAAGTCGATCTCTTCTGGAGATAGATAAAGTTGAGAGAGATATAagggaaaaataaatggaCGCAACCGGAATCGAACCGATGACCTCTTCCTTGCAAGGGAAGCGCGCTACCAACTGCGCCATGTGCCCTAAGATTTCTGCAGGTTTAGACCCAAGATTCCCTTTTTCTagttatttttatattcttgCTTGGccttaatattattaacTATCAAGCCAAAATACTATGACCAGTTTCATTCAGGTGTAGTCTTGTATTCACGTTATGCGGGAATTATTCTCAAATTCAgtaattcaagaaaatggTATTCACCACTTTGCGTGATTTCATCGATTATTCTGAGAATtggtgaataattggataattgttgTGATTCCACTGCtgctaaaggctataatacAGGTGTACggaatatactagaagttctcctcgaggatataggaattcacaaaagagaattaataatattactttatcctccttccttttatatgttgtcattcactatcctattacattatcaatccttgcattttagcttccattaaatttgatgactgtttctcaatttttttgtcatcTTATaacaccgcatgtgataatatactactaaatagatgatattagaatttttcattccaacatatTCATTCTAACATATTCATTCTATGCTAATAGTATAATTATATCTTCAACATGTCATGCTAGAGCCAGAAAATACATAATATGTAAAATTCTAAACCTGTTGCCCCGTTGTGCTTTTAAAAATCGCTTCCTTCTCATTGACATATCCATCCTCTTCAACGGGCCCACTATGTAAGCTCAACTCGTTgcaaaaaaaggagagtAAGACTGCACTAGATATCCAGCTCACTTGCCATCCGAATAGCTGAGATAGTCGATATAAATTAATGCTTTGGTCAATTTCGAAAAATCCTTGGATTTTAATAAGCGGATAAAGACCGAAAGCGAATAGTAATAGTGTGAGCAGCAAATACTTTAGCTGGAACCATTTAGGATTCCTTCTTCTAGCAGCACAACTGGAACATATCATCTTTGAACATCTTTTTggcttttctttattttcatttctaaAATGACCGTTCTTCCAgcatgaaaagaaaaatataatcaaAAGTAAAATTGTTACCGATTGTAGGGCCATCTCTACGATCTTAAGGATGATAACttttggatatttttcATGCAGATTATATAATGGTGGTGTCATGAAATATACTCCAGAAGAAACGACGAAAACGACTTTCGTTAATTTCTCTATAAAAATTGGACTTTGAAATCTCATCTTTGTTTATAGTTGCATTAAGTTCCATCTCTTTCACTTTTCCCATTCTAAGCATGCAGcgtatatttttatggAGGAGGTTGTAAAgattgaaagagaaagtgGTCGCTGGCTGTCAAATCTTGTCATAAATATCTTTTAGTGATGTAGTGCTGCAAAGGgtttgaaggaaaaaactcCAGAGCGTGCGTGTTCCCTACTTTtaaactttcattttttaccaaaaaggCTATTTGCCGCTTCACGGAAAGACCATAATAGCTGAAATCCACGTCAAGATAGAACAAGACGAACTTCCCACTGATTAAATGCTGGATTGAAGAGACATTTTTAGGCATTGAGATTCTTAATGTGATAACTAACATATGAGTAAGTAGTACAATGGAACGTATACAGTTTGAATAAATACAAAATCGTATGCAAAGATTTAAAACTTGAAGCCTCCCACATTTTATCAAACAGTTTTAAACACATAGTGCAGTTCATTGAAAGTCCCTATaacacatatatatgttcgtttgtatgtatgtatatcTAGTTATTTCTTATCGTTAAATCGTAATTTTCAATATCCGTTCGTAAAGCATTCTAATGCTTAATACCAATTTGTGAGACTAAGCAGCTTAGTTTGGAATAGCTGTGTAAATACCGTCCTTGGATAGAGCGCTAGAAATGGCTGGTCTCAATCTGGTAGAGTACCATGGGACACCAGTGATAACTCTGGTGACTTGTTCAGCTGGAATACCGGTCAGCATAGTGGTAAAATCACCGTAGTTGAAAACAGCTTCAGCAATTTCAGCTGGGTAAGTTTCAGTTGGATGGGCAGCTTGGAACATATAATAGTCAGCCAAATGAGCTCTGATATCGGAGACGTAGACTCCCAATTCAACCAAGTTGACCC
Proteins encoded in this window:
- the MLH2 gene encoding mismatch repair protein MLH2 (Protein involved in mismatch repair and meiotic recombination~similar to YLR035C), translated to MTIYQLSPESQWKIVSGSFIYGPVAAVRELLDNSIDSGAKKIFIDVDSTTGGCEYISVKDDGSGVDISDRPSMCLEHTTSKMSSLGDISILTTLGFRGEALFLLSNLCNQQGSMQVETKTADDVIGEKWLVDSEGGITNGKRYKVSCPVGTTVTLRKLLGGLRARYLEISSKPRRTFDELTHLINHYSLIHRNVRFYFSLVSLQKNGAIERKQMQETLDSKISRARSLSLLARLKKPVSLNFIVEENFVIDEKLNLDLILPRMVPESDVINIKKRFRFLSVNERALSLNLETGKTISRLLSSVYKNSSLLEPMIWFLNLNCDTKLLDVNIEPEKNDVMIKSFEVILKKIESNLKLLLEEKICIKTNILGDERIQPPIDKKISSALKILTPDAEDEISKDRGAISCKDKADSQQKNPDSIAPTYYDESNLENTTIVAATPSPTKLGENKALDQQTQQEISSHRTSSSGSMASEDGINWRHNFQQELSESNEIAGAGSSTLPSSLTYNYIETIPENEDLELSKDASISNPFMITKIRNANRKLSENSFKAKHNCENPDKRKIPKERQLSYAEKEELIKLQQVWDKRNNAVDTTIPQNLKKKNIDEYIKNVSCMRNIKPRLMHFSEYTNNYVFTLKNENLIKHGSDSFAKETLWLRSRDDPTNPSSILLQGLRSHVKKPGRIEATTSEWCLFTPDSP
- a CDS encoding uncharacterized protein (protein predicted to have transmembrane domains~similar to YLR036C), with the translated sequence MRFQSPIFIEKLTKVVFVVSSGVYFMTPPLYNLHEKYPKVIILKIVEMALQSVTILLLIIFFFSCWKNGHFRNENKEKPKRCSKMICSSCAARRRNPKWFQLKYLLLTLLLFAFGLYPLIKIQGFFEIDQSINLYRLSQLFGWQVSWISSAVLLSFFCNELSLHSGPVEEDGYVNEKEAIFKSTTGQQV
- the PAU23 gene encoding seripauperin PAU23 (Cell wall mannoprotein~similar to YLR037C), which translates into the protein MVKLTSIAAGVAAIAAGVAAAPATTTLSPSDERVNLVELGVYVSDIRAHLADYYMFQAAHPTETYPAEIAEAVFNYGDFTTMLTGIPAEQVTRVITGVPWYSTRLRPAISSALSKDGIYTAIPN